In Aquiflexum balticum DSM 16537, a single genomic region encodes these proteins:
- a CDS encoding SDR family oxidoreductase → MAILTEKNSTLKVLITGANGLLGQKLMEQLTSDSKVEVIGTGKGKARLSGLGKKNFQWKEMDVTDRTQILEVFAEIKPDAVIHTAAMTQVDDCEKDQDQCRKANVDAVLNLIEACRIFDSHLVHLSTDFIFDGEAGPYSEEAQPNPINYYGWTKLEAENLIKESGIRWTIVRTVLVYGIANDMSRSNIILWVKKSLEEGKTIKVVNDQWRTPTLAEDLAAGCILVVKKGELGIFNISGKDFLTPFDMAIQTADYFGLDKSLITEVDSTLFTQPAKRPPKTGFVIDKAEKVLGYNPKSFTEGIAILSKQLKLADS, encoded by the coding sequence ATGGCCATTCTTACTGAAAAGAACTCAACCTTAAAGGTGCTTATCACTGGAGCCAACGGCCTCTTAGGCCAAAAATTAATGGAGCAATTGACATCTGATTCCAAAGTCGAAGTGATTGGAACGGGTAAAGGGAAAGCAAGACTTTCTGGGTTAGGAAAGAAAAATTTTCAATGGAAAGAGATGGATGTTACCGACAGAACCCAGATTCTTGAGGTATTTGCTGAAATCAAACCCGATGCTGTTATCCATACAGCCGCAATGACCCAAGTGGATGATTGCGAAAAAGACCAAGACCAATGCCGTAAGGCAAATGTTGATGCAGTATTGAATTTGATAGAGGCTTGTCGGATTTTTGATTCGCATTTGGTTCATCTATCCACGGATTTCATTTTTGATGGCGAGGCTGGCCCTTACAGTGAAGAAGCCCAACCAAATCCCATCAATTATTATGGTTGGACTAAGCTGGAAGCAGAGAACCTTATCAAGGAATCGGGAATCAGGTGGACAATAGTCCGAACAGTTTTGGTATATGGGATTGCCAATGACATGAGCAGATCGAATATTATTCTATGGGTAAAAAAATCTTTGGAAGAGGGTAAGACTATCAAAGTTGTAAACGATCAATGGCGGACTCCGACTTTAGCCGAGGATTTGGCTGCGGGTTGTATCCTGGTTGTGAAAAAAGGAGAATTGGGAATTTTTAATATTTCAGGGAAGGATTTTTTGACACCCTTTGATATGGCAATTCAGACTGCGGATTATTTTGGTCTGGATAAGTCATTGATTACAGAAGTGGATTCAACTCTTTTTACTCAACCTGCAAAAAGGCCTCCTAAGACTGGATTTGTTATTGATAAGGCAGAAAAGGTTCTCGGATATAATCCCAAAAGTTTTACGGAAGGAATTGCTATTTTATCAAAACAACTTAAATTAGCCGATTCTTAA
- a CDS encoding sodium-dependent transporter: MAMNSDTQGRGQFGSSFGFIMAAAGSAVGLGNIWRFPYLTGQNGGGAFVFVYILCVFLIGLPLLLNEISLGRISGKNPIGAIRGTGGNKFWQLAGILCVLVCFFVLSYYSVIAGWTLGYIFTEVINIPVDFEEFQQTPMYIIPLTFAFILMTIGIVLGGVSGGIEKAAKFLMPLLLIIVLFIAGRSVTLEGAGAGIQYYLNPDFSKINSKVVLQALGQAFFSMSVGWGLMITFGSYLPKNGNIVSSSGWIAGMDTVVALMGGLMVFPALFALLPGKDPAAGPALVFDVLPRVFDAMPGGNIIGGLFFLLLMVAALTSTISMLEVPVAYMIDDRKWSRKKAAWIVGIAAMALSIPSAMSSIEGSIFNSMSISFLGNTKIGFFDIMDFTFGTVAVVVICLMLSLYTGWAKKIGDFADEISLGSPEFKGTARKTWVFFIKWVCPIVIALVLLDLLGVFGTPQEGG, translated from the coding sequence ATGGCAATGAATTCAGATACTCAGGGTAGGGGTCAATTCGGCTCAAGTTTTGGCTTTATTATGGCTGCTGCCGGTTCTGCGGTAGGATTGGGTAATATTTGGAGGTTTCCATACCTCACAGGACAAAATGGTGGAGGAGCCTTTGTTTTTGTCTATATTTTATGTGTGTTTTTAATAGGACTCCCACTTTTGTTGAATGAAATTTCTTTAGGAAGAATATCAGGCAAAAACCCGATAGGTGCCATTAGGGGAACGGGAGGAAATAAGTTTTGGCAACTAGCCGGTATTCTCTGCGTGTTGGTTTGTTTTTTTGTGTTGAGTTATTATTCAGTGATCGCGGGTTGGACACTAGGGTATATTTTCACGGAAGTAATTAATATCCCTGTTGATTTTGAAGAGTTTCAACAGACCCCGATGTATATTATTCCTTTGACATTTGCCTTCATTTTGATGACCATAGGTATTGTTTTGGGAGGTGTATCAGGAGGGATTGAAAAGGCTGCAAAATTTTTGATGCCTTTATTGCTGATCATCGTTTTATTTATAGCAGGTAGAAGTGTCACTTTGGAAGGTGCAGGTGCAGGGATTCAATATTATTTGAATCCTGATTTCTCTAAAATCAACTCCAAGGTTGTATTGCAGGCATTAGGACAGGCATTCTTTTCTATGTCTGTGGGATGGGGATTGATGATTACTTTTGGATCGTACCTTCCCAAAAATGGCAATATAGTATCCTCTTCAGGCTGGATAGCAGGTATGGATACAGTGGTGGCATTGATGGGGGGACTAATGGTGTTTCCTGCTTTGTTTGCATTGCTACCGGGAAAAGATCCTGCAGCAGGGCCTGCATTGGTATTTGATGTTTTGCCAAGAGTCTTTGATGCAATGCCGGGTGGCAATATCATCGGTGGATTGTTTTTCCTATTGTTGATGGTAGCAGCCCTGACCTCCACTATTTCGATGTTGGAAGTTCCTGTTGCTTATATGATCGATGACAGAAAGTGGAGCAGAAAGAAGGCAGCATGGATAGTGGGGATTGCGGCAATGGCGCTTTCAATACCCTCCGCAATGTCTTCAATTGAAGGGAGTATTTTCAACAGCATGTCAATTTCATTTTTAGGAAATACCAAAATCGGATTTTTTGATATCATGGATTTTACATTCGGAACTGTTGCAGTTGTTGTAATCTGTTTGATGTTGAGCTTATATACAGGATGGGCCAAGAAGATTGGAGATTTTGCAGATGAGATTAGTTTGGGTTCTCCCGAGTTTAAAGGAACGGCAAGAAAAACATGGGTATTCTTTATAAAATGGGTTTGCCCGATTGTGATTGCCTTGGTATTGTTGGATCTTTTGGGAGTATTCGGGACGCCACAGGAAGGAGGTTGA
- a CDS encoding response regulator, whose protein sequence is MKILVVDDDAINRLILQKLFERERHIVVTAENGLEALAILIEEDDIHVVITDIMMPEMDGIALLAEIKLNEKISKLPIIGFTAGDIDYFRSITPLSFDRLLPKPMNFHELYAITNQFVQERAN, encoded by the coding sequence ATGAAAATACTTGTCGTAGATGATGATGCCATCAACAGGCTGATTCTCCAAAAGTTATTTGAAAGGGAGCGGCACATTGTTGTTACCGCAGAAAATGGTTTGGAGGCCCTGGCTATTTTAATTGAAGAGGATGATATCCATGTGGTAATCACTGATATCATGATGCCGGAAATGGACGGCATTGCATTACTCGCAGAAATTAAACTGAACGAGAAAATCAGTAAATTACCCATTATCGGATTTACTGCTGGGGATATAGATTATTTCAGAAGCATAACCCCTTTGTCATTTGACAGGCTTTTGCCCAAACCCATGAATTTCCATGAATTATATGCCATTACCAATCAATTTGTCCAAGAAAGGGCTAATTAA
- a CDS encoding porin family protein, producing MKKISFSLLFVLFSLTTYGQEFSIGPKIGVSQSNITLSNEDFISGDDSFGYHVGLFVRMGGNSIFVQPEFLYTNTGGTIIQKQANSADIFIDASFDRVDIPFMFGFKFAQLFRIQAGPIASILIDHTIEDSNQNPINVDYNSATFGYQAGLGFDVGNFILDFKYENSLGKISNSTNDFATDQRQNQLIISAGFRLF from the coding sequence ATGAAAAAAATCTCATTCTCCCTATTGTTTGTTTTATTTTCTCTGACTACTTATGGTCAGGAGTTTTCAATAGGCCCAAAAATAGGAGTATCCCAATCCAACATCACTTTATCAAACGAAGACTTTATTTCCGGAGATGATAGTTTTGGTTACCATGTTGGATTGTTTGTCAGAATGGGTGGGAATTCGATTTTTGTCCAACCCGAATTTTTATATACCAATACAGGAGGAACAATTATTCAAAAACAAGCGAATTCAGCTGATATTTTCATTGATGCCAGTTTTGATCGGGTGGATATCCCATTTATGTTTGGCTTTAAATTCGCACAGCTTTTCAGGATTCAGGCAGGGCCTATTGCGTCCATTTTGATTGATCATACCATTGAGGATTCAAATCAAAACCCCATAAATGTAGACTACAACAGTGCTACTTTTGGATATCAGGCAGGATTAGGATTCGATGTGGGAAATTTTATTTTGGATTTCAAATATGAAAATTCTTTAGGTAAAATTTCAAATTCAACCAATGACTTTGCTACGGACCAAAGACAAAATCAACTTATAATTTCTGCGGGATTTAGATTGTTTTGA
- a CDS encoding WD40/YVTN/BNR-like repeat-containing protein: MHKNLYFICTWLLTMILSLEVIPSEGQQISPTSTKELQEAVKKHQEMLSDSPFKNYPARNIGPTNMSGRVVDIEVTNDYKTYYIAAASGGVWKTSDNGQSFTPIFDHQGALGIGDMALSASNNNIIWIGTGENNSSRSTYAGSGVYKSTDGGTTWEFMGLPHSQHIGQIQIHPTNPDIVWVGSMGALYSKNEERGLYKTTDGGKSWKKTLSINDNTGIIDIKVHPLNPDILLAASWERFRQSHDFVGNGKGSAIWRSEDGGNTWVKVGNGFPQDEFVGRIGFDFSISNPNVVFALLDNQKSESREGRQPQQPKEGELTFESFKTFSPKDVENIENDKLNKFLRSNRFSAKYDAESVKRLIRTGRITPLQIANYNGSGQDANASLFNTSVIGAEVYRSDDAGKTWEKANETNLARVYNTYGYYFGEIRVGTASEEEVFILGVPLLVSRDGGRTFARTDTVGNVHSDHQALWINPKDSKHLLLGTDGGLYSSFGSGERWTHLNDQLTISQFYSVMVDEKTPYNVYGGMQDNGVWYGKSTNKPEDTWTSLMGGDGMVVAVDTRNNDIVYTGFQFGNYFRVNTSTQERKSVTPSHDIGRAPNRWNWRTPAILSKHNQDIFYMGSQYVYRSLDRGDTWETISPDLTKNQKSGNVPFATLSVLEESPFEFGTLYAGSDDGNLWITRDHGVSWTDISKGLPTDRWISSVTPSQHQEGLVYVTLTGYRFDEFTPFVYKSTDYGKTWTSIASNLPKEAVNVIKEDPTNPSLLFLGTDHGLYVSTDQGGKYDLMQGSIPNVAIYDMTIQKREKELVVATHGRSVFIVDLKPLYKILNNPSKDIQALSVSEIRYNPWRAAMSEGMVNKPSQSILYYLKNPSNVTIEIKNEKNEIIKSWSQNSQSGVTNTSWEYGALGRGKYKVVLKTHSAEDEISFEIK; this comes from the coding sequence ATGCACAAAAACTTATATTTTATCTGCACGTGGCTCCTCACTATGATTTTGAGCTTGGAAGTCATTCCTTCGGAAGGTCAACAGATCAGCCCAACTAGCACCAAAGAATTGCAGGAGGCAGTAAAAAAACATCAGGAAATGCTTTCTGATTCGCCTTTTAAAAACTATCCGGCCAGAAACATTGGCCCCACAAATATGAGTGGCAGGGTGGTTGATATAGAAGTGACCAACGACTATAAGACATATTATATTGCCGCTGCTTCAGGGGGTGTTTGGAAAACCTCAGATAACGGGCAGTCATTTACTCCGATTTTTGATCATCAGGGAGCTTTGGGTATTGGGGATATGGCCCTGTCTGCTTCAAACAACAATATCATTTGGATAGGTACAGGAGAGAACAATTCCAGTAGATCTACCTATGCCGGGTCAGGGGTGTACAAGTCAACTGATGGTGGCACGACTTGGGAATTTATGGGTTTGCCCCATTCCCAACATATAGGTCAGATACAGATCCACCCAACAAATCCCGACATCGTTTGGGTAGGTTCGATGGGAGCCCTTTATTCTAAAAATGAAGAAAGAGGTCTTTACAAAACTACAGATGGTGGAAAATCATGGAAAAAAACCTTAAGTATAAATGACAATACCGGAATCATTGACATCAAAGTCCACCCATTGAATCCTGACATATTGTTAGCTGCATCTTGGGAACGTTTCAGACAATCACATGATTTTGTCGGAAACGGAAAAGGCTCAGCTATTTGGCGTTCTGAAGATGGTGGAAATACTTGGGTGAAAGTGGGAAATGGCTTCCCTCAGGATGAATTTGTAGGAAGGATTGGATTTGATTTCAGTATAAGCAATCCCAATGTGGTCTTTGCGCTTCTAGACAACCAAAAATCTGAAAGCAGGGAAGGCAGACAACCGCAGCAGCCAAAAGAAGGTGAATTGACTTTCGAGAGCTTTAAGACCTTCTCTCCTAAGGACGTTGAAAATATTGAAAATGATAAGTTGAATAAATTTCTGAGAAGTAACAGATTTTCGGCAAAATATGATGCCGAATCTGTAAAAAGACTGATTAGAACGGGAAGAATCACACCTTTACAGATAGCCAATTATAATGGATCAGGACAGGATGCCAATGCCTCCTTATTCAATACTTCCGTAATTGGAGCGGAGGTTTACCGGTCAGATGATGCCGGTAAAACCTGGGAAAAAGCTAATGAAACCAACTTGGCAAGAGTCTATAATACTTATGGATATTATTTTGGTGAAATTAGGGTTGGCACAGCAAGCGAAGAAGAGGTATTTATTTTAGGTGTGCCTTTGCTCGTTTCAAGAGATGGCGGTAGGACTTTTGCCAGAACAGACACTGTGGGGAATGTTCACTCTGATCATCAGGCACTGTGGATCAATCCCAAAGATTCAAAGCACCTGTTATTGGGCACAGATGGGGGTTTATATAGCTCCTTTGGAAGTGGGGAAAGGTGGACCCATTTGAATGATCAACTAACTATCAGCCAATTCTATTCAGTAATGGTTGATGAAAAGACACCCTACAATGTCTATGGAGGTATGCAGGACAACGGGGTTTGGTATGGCAAATCCACCAATAAACCCGAAGATACTTGGACTTCCTTAATGGGTGGGGACGGCATGGTAGTAGCGGTAGATACCAGAAACAACGATATCGTTTATACAGGTTTTCAATTTGGGAATTATTTCAGGGTTAATACGTCTACCCAAGAAAGAAAATCGGTGACTCCTTCTCACGATATAGGAAGAGCCCCAAATAGATGGAATTGGAGAACCCCGGCCATATTGAGCAAACACAATCAGGATATTTTCTATATGGGTTCCCAATATGTGTATAGAAGTCTGGACAGGGGAGATACATGGGAAACCATTTCTCCTGACCTGACTAAAAACCAAAAAAGCGGAAATGTCCCATTTGCCACACTTTCTGTTTTGGAAGAATCACCTTTTGAATTTGGAACTTTATATGCAGGTTCCGATGATGGCAATCTATGGATTACCCGAGACCATGGAGTGTCCTGGACAGATATCAGCAAGGGACTACCGACTGACCGATGGATCAGCAGTGTGACCCCTTCACAACATCAGGAAGGTTTGGTATATGTAACCTTGACTGGATATAGATTTGATGAGTTTACTCCTTTTGTATACAAAAGTACCGACTATGGGAAAACCTGGACTTCAATCGCATCCAATCTACCCAAGGAGGCTGTAAATGTGATCAAAGAAGATCCAACAAACCCTTCACTTCTCTTTTTGGGTACAGATCATGGACTTTATGTTTCCACAGATCAGGGCGGAAAATACGATCTCATGCAAGGCTCAATACCAAACGTCGCCATTTATGATATGACAATCCAAAAAAGAGAAAAGGAATTGGTAGTTGCTACGCATGGACGGAGTGTATTTATCGTGGATTTGAAACCTCTATACAAAATATTGAACAATCCCAGTAAGGATATTCAGGCTTTGAGCGTATCAGAAATACGATACAATCCTTGGAGAGCAGCCATGTCGGAGGGAATGGTCAATAAGCCAAGCCAAAGCATACTCTATTATTTAAAAAATCCCTCAAATGTCACTATTGAAATCAAAAATGAAAAGAATGAAATCATTAAATCCTGGAGTCAGAATTCTCAATCAGGGGTAACAAATACTTCATGGGAATATGGAGCTTTAGGGAGAGGAAAATATAAAGTTGTACTAAAAACCCATTCAGCGGAAGACGAAATTTCATTTGAGATAAAATAA
- a CDS encoding FtsB family cell division protein, whose protein sequence is MKKYLKYTKNFYFLFTLFFVIWMVFIDSNDILTQYKLKAKLNELERQKEFYLERKEKIQADRKELMSNNELLEKFARERYLMKRKNEDLYVVVEE, encoded by the coding sequence ATGAAAAAATACCTAAAGTACACCAAGAATTTCTATTTTCTTTTTACTCTTTTTTTTGTGATATGGATGGTATTTATAGATTCGAATGATATCCTGACGCAATATAAACTCAAGGCTAAACTGAATGAACTGGAAAGACAAAAAGAGTTTTATCTTGAAAGAAAAGAAAAAATTCAAGCTGACAGGAAGGAATTGATGAGTAATAATGAACTCTTGGAGAAGTTTGCCCGTGAAAGGTATTTGATGAAAAGAAAAAACGAGGATTTATATGTTGTTGTTGAAGAATAG
- the epsC gene encoding serine O-acetyltransferase EpsC, translating to MSSFIKKLSQSHRDCPECPSPKLIHAFFESTLGLLFPDFASELLKEEDQIAEKIEELKHKLSRILIRNKHLHEGEGAEIASLFFEDLENVYDLLQQDVEAIYDGDPAAKSKTEIIRCYPGFYAVAAYRIAHSLHRLGVSLIPRMITEYSHSRTGVDIHPGAKIGERFCIDHATGIVIGETTVIGNCVKIYQGVTLGALSVDKDDADKKRHPTIEDYVVIYAGATILGGDTVIGHHSVIGGNVWITKSVPPHSKIYYQAKMYNPSSNETDTYIIKSQG from the coding sequence ATGTCCTCATTTATAAAAAAATTAAGTCAATCCCATCGAGATTGTCCTGAGTGCCCGTCTCCTAAATTGATTCATGCATTTTTTGAAAGTACTTTAGGCTTGCTTTTTCCTGATTTCGCATCAGAATTACTCAAGGAAGAGGATCAGATAGCTGAAAAAATTGAGGAGCTCAAGCACAAACTTTCCAGAATCCTGATCAGAAATAAACATCTTCATGAAGGTGAGGGTGCAGAAATCGCTTCATTGTTTTTCGAGGATTTGGAAAATGTATATGATTTATTACAGCAAGATGTGGAAGCTATCTATGACGGTGATCCTGCTGCCAAATCAAAAACTGAAATCATCAGATGTTATCCCGGATTCTATGCCGTCGCTGCTTATAGGATTGCACATTCACTGCATAGGTTAGGTGTATCCCTGATTCCAAGGATGATCACTGAATATTCCCACAGTAGGACAGGAGTGGATATTCATCCGGGAGCAAAGATCGGAGAGAGATTTTGTATAGACCACGCTACTGGAATTGTGATTGGAGAGACAACCGTCATTGGAAACTGCGTAAAAATTTATCAAGGCGTTACTTTGGGTGCCTTGAGTGTGGATAAAGATGATGCGGATAAAAAGAGGCATCCTACCATTGAAGATTATGTAGTCATCTATGCAGGAGCTACCATATTAGGTGGAGATACGGTCATTGGACACCATTCAGTCATAGGTGGCAATGTTTGGATCACCAAAAGTGTACCTCCCCATAGCAAGATTTATTATCAGGCAAAAATGTACAATCCCAGCTCCAATGAAACTGATACCTATATTATAAAAAGTCAAGGATGA
- the cysM gene encoding cysteine synthase CysM gives MKLVDLIGNTPLVELNHIPTNPKVKIFCKLEGQNPGGSVKDRAAFNMIKSALERGDVKPGDKLVEATSGNTGIALAMVANVLGLNMTLIMPDNSTKERVLSMEAYGAKVILTPAEKTIEYSRVLAEQMKNEQDYFMLDQFANPDNYMAHYYSTGPEIWKDTQGQVTHFVSAMGTTGTIMGVSKYLKEKNPEIQIVGTQPTEGSSIPGIRRWSPEFLPKIFDPKRVDQVIDVSQDEATKMTRRMAKEEGILAGMSSGGALSAALKLSEELDAGLIVCITCDRGDRYLSSDLFG, from the coding sequence ATGAAACTGGTTGATTTAATAGGCAATACGCCTCTGGTAGAACTCAATCATATACCTACCAATCCAAAGGTTAAGATTTTTTGTAAACTAGAAGGCCAGAATCCAGGTGGCTCGGTTAAGGACAGGGCAGCCTTTAATATGATCAAAAGTGCGCTGGAAAGAGGGGATGTTAAACCCGGAGATAAATTGGTAGAGGCAACAAGTGGTAATACAGGAATAGCTTTGGCCATGGTAGCTAATGTACTTGGTCTAAACATGACTTTGATAATGCCCGACAATTCTACCAAAGAAAGAGTATTATCAATGGAGGCCTATGGAGCTAAGGTAATTTTGACTCCTGCAGAAAAAACCATTGAATATTCCAGGGTATTGGCAGAGCAAATGAAAAATGAGCAGGATTACTTTATGTTGGATCAGTTTGCCAATCCTGACAATTATATGGCACATTATTACAGTACTGGTCCCGAAATCTGGAAAGATACCCAGGGTCAGGTAACTCATTTTGTATCTGCTATGGGTACAACAGGGACTATTATGGGTGTTTCTAAATATTTGAAAGAAAAAAATCCTGAAATTCAGATTGTGGGAACCCAGCCTACTGAGGGTTCCAGTATACCGGGAATCAGAAGGTGGTCTCCGGAATTTTTACCCAAAATTTTTGATCCCAAAAGAGTAGATCAAGTGATCGATGTCAGTCAGGATGAGGCTACCAAAATGACACGCAGGATGGCTAAAGAAGAGGGGATTCTGGCTGGGATGAGTAGTGGCGGAGCCTTGTCTGCTGCTTTGAAACTTTCCGAAGAATTAGATGCAGGATTGATTGTCTGCATCACCTGTGATAGGGGAGATCGCTATTTAAGTTCAGATCTTTTTGGATAA
- a CDS encoding DUF4397 domain-containing protein, whose translation MNTGKNNRNWGKALGLALTLSSVLFGTSCLDNFEGQPIPPSAFLSIYHASPDAPALDIYTEASRINNNPLEYSATFPYSPFYVGDRKLRFNPYNAANTLLETEFTLEQDKVYSMFLVNKAAELDAIKVEDIWEEPDSEQAQIRLAHLSPDTDDIEVIINENNFLFGEKNEYLEITDFEALDKGEIQVTLKSKESGETLLTVNDIEISGNKVYTLVVRGFSDPANGNNNLSLQLITNYIKF comes from the coding sequence ATGAATACCGGAAAAAATAACAGGAATTGGGGGAAAGCATTAGGATTAGCGCTTACTCTTTCATCAGTTTTATTTGGGACATCTTGCCTTGATAATTTTGAAGGACAGCCAATTCCTCCTTCAGCATTCCTTTCTATTTACCATGCTTCACCGGATGCACCAGCTTTGGACATCTATACAGAAGCTTCAAGAATCAACAATAATCCATTGGAGTACAGCGCTACTTTCCCATATAGTCCTTTCTATGTCGGTGACCGAAAGTTACGCTTCAACCCATATAATGCCGCCAACACTTTATTGGAAACTGAATTTACCTTGGAACAGGACAAAGTCTATTCCATGTTTTTGGTCAACAAAGCAGCGGAATTAGATGCAATAAAGGTCGAAGACATCTGGGAAGAACCTGATTCTGAACAAGCTCAAATAAGGTTGGCCCACCTTTCTCCTGATACAGATGATATAGAGGTCATTATCAATGAAAATAACTTTCTTTTTGGTGAAAAAAACGAATACCTGGAAATTACAGATTTTGAGGCCCTCGATAAGGGCGAAATACAAGTAACCCTCAAATCCAAAGAATCGGGTGAAACATTACTGACAGTAAATGATATTGAAATCAGTGGAAACAAGGTGTATACTTTGGTAGTAAGAGGTTTCTCGGATCCTGCAAATGGAAACAACAACCTCAGTTTACAACTCATTACAAATTATATTAAATTTTGA